The genomic window aaaactagctgttattaaCGTAGAACTCTCTTTGTTActggtctattaacttataccacctggtgatgttGCCATGTGGTCCAAAACCCCACCCATGCAAAACAAGCTGAAATTTCAGGTCTTTtgaaacagctcttacacaaaaaaTGTCACAGTAATATTCCAACCTTATTGTgttgaaatatatataaaacacaggaaaatcatgtttttgactgcactgcccctttaacgTGTTTCACACCTGCACCTCAACAATCTCAATAGCTCTAGTATTATTATTAAACCCATGTAGTATTGTCAGAGCTCTATAGAGAATTGGTGTCGGATTTATGTTGTGAAACTTCACATTCTCATCAACATAAACCACTCAAATTGATTGCaaatgtatttcctgtttgaATTACACTTAACACTGTCTGATTCCTTTCAATTCGAACATCATTCCACAGACAATGGAAAAATTTATTGAATTTTCATTAGATCAACACAAACAGTCAAAATATTTTTTCATTACACTAGAGACTGCTGTGAAACAGTAGTTGAATGTGTCCATTTAGGCAGCTATCTGtgcatgtatgtttgtgtgtgtgaatgctgaCCATATTGTAACTCGACAGAGACGCGTCGTTCTCTGAAGCTCCTCATCCTAAATCCTAAAATAAACTTAAGTGCACAGCATTTCCAACCCCACAGCCAGAGGACAGATGCAGTTATAAGTGAGGCTAAAAAGAGTCATGGCCATTTCATCAACCCAGTAGCCTGGTGCTGCAACTCGTCCTTccttccttcagcctctctcttctcttcctcttattTTCAGCCACTTCAGTCCAGCTCAACATCTCATTTTCACCCCACAGAGGCCCAGAGCTTTAGCCCAGATCAATGTGTCTCTCCCCGGACATAAAATGTTAGCTGAGGTTAGTATCAATGTGTTATGCTCCACAGCTTCACTGGCTTCATTTGTCCAACCCTCCCTGGgcgaaagggagggagagggtgagatagGGGTGAGAGGAGCTGAAGGGACATATGTTtgcttgtttttatttatttatttatttattttgctttGTGTATTAGAGAGAGCTACATTATATGGATATGAGAGTGTGTTTGTGGATTGACAAGCAATTTTGAAAATAATTGGCTAGAAAAAAATGACTGACTGCGTGTCCCTTGGAAGACTGTGTTTATTTGATTATTTATTCAAAAATGTGTATACAGTTTTTCTTAGGGCTTCTCATCATAAATCCTATAATAGACACTGTTCGCAAAAGGCCATGTTGTGCATATCTGTATAAATAATATAATTTAATTGAGAAAATTGTAATTCAGGTATTTTTCTGGTTATTTACAGAGCTCTTTATCAGAGGGTGACAGGTGTGTGAGAGTGACCTTGAACTCAGAGGAGAATATAATTGGGAAACATCTGGATACCCAAACTCTTTACCAATGGGAATGTCCTTGGGACCAGTTTATGCTGTTAACAGGCTATGCACAGATTCATTCccaaagtctgtgtgtgtgtgtgtgtgtgtgtgtgtgtgtgtgtgtgtgtgtgtgtgtgtgtgtgtgtgtgtgtgtgtgtgtgtgtgtgtgtgtgtgtgtgtgtgtgtgtgtgtgtgtgtgtgtgtgtgtgtgtgtgtgtgtgtgtgtgtgtgtgtgtgtgtgtgtgtgtgtgtgtcgcgtgtgtgtgtatgagtgcatgcgtttgtttgagagagagaaaaataaagagtgagagagaaaaatagaaatagAGAGTGATTGAACGATATAGCAATGGCTATTATATTTATCTGTATTCTGCTTGCCTTCCTTTCACCCCAACCTTCATTCATtctttctcatctttttagtTACTACTGAGCTGGCTGCTTTTATAGCTTCTATAAAGAACAAAGCCGTTTTAAGTTAGTAGACAAAGCATTTGCAAGCATTTTTATGCAAATTTGCTACCATAACAATCCTTTGTTcgataataaaataataaatgtgTGTCTGGTAAACCTCATGTCTACTTGAGCTAGGCTATTTACTTTACAATACCATTACATTGACAGGTCTAGTGGGAGTCCCAACTATCCGAAAATGGAGTGCATCGCTCACAAGGGCACAGATTATTCCAGGTCCTCCGGATAGTGCTGAATCAGGGGACTTGTTTAAAGATTGATGTGGTCAATATTGTCATCCCATTTGATGTCTCAATATATCTCAATTTATGATTTATGAAGAACATTTGGATCAtttgctatgtagttgtcatcACAGATCTCAATGATTTAATGTGGTGTGTGTGGAGAATGGATTCAATACATTTGAGCACTGAATGAAACGTGGGTGGACCTTTAAATTAAACTGATGCTTTCAGTGGTGCTTTCCACACCAATATCCCATGTATTATTCCAATTGAATGTGCTGTGATAAGCACAGATGAAAACTGCCATATTGTTAACTGCCATACATGTTAAAATTCATAATATTTATTTGTGCAGTCATCTGGATAAAATCACTATGTGAGTATGTTAATAGTGTTTTGATGAAGTTGCAAAAGTAACCATATGTTTTGATTGCATCCTAATGGAATAGATGAAAATACTGTGAAGATGTGTCTCCAAAATATACAGagattaataaaaaataatgacACATGAATCCCGGGACTACATGATCAATTATCAATGTATTATAGACAaataacaatacaaaacacaaaCCATCCAAACCACAAGAGCAGTTTTTACAATGCAGAGAACTGCCAGCAAGAGAGACCAGATTACACAACATTGCTGACTGAAGATAAACTGTATGCTGTACATAAATGTATTTCTTTTTAAAATCACAACACAACATCACGCGTTTTACAGTGTCCATGCTGCAAACTGGCTACCAGGCACCACTCCCTTTTATGGTGGAAACTGTACAGCAGAGATAGTAGATGAAAGTGCAAGAGGGAAAGATCATTATTTCAGGTACATTCTTTGAAACGTACTGTAGTTGTAGTGTTACCAAAGAAGAAGAGTGTAGCTCCACATTAATCGCTCCATAGTAAAATACATTGATTGGAACAAACAATAAATCTGAACAAAACAAACTACGTTATTACAAAACAGCTCTACTGGCAGACACAATTTAAATGGTACATAAGTATGAATTGAAAACAGGTCTGAAACGTACATTGAAAAACATTCATTTCACATGGCACCGCACAATCAATTTCAAGCATTTTTACAGCATCCAAAAAGGGACATAGATGGAGTTTCatcagtataaaataaataaacaacaatGAACTGCCTATTTTTTTCTTAACTTCAATCAATTCTTGTTCCTTTTATGCTTtttgtttctgtttttttttttacactgtgcCCATGCTTTATGGCTGTACCATGACTCACCAGCCTCCCTCAAATCTCCCAGGTACAACACTTTGGCATTGATGAATCCTCTAATCTTTGCTCTGTGGGATTTGCTTGGGGTGATCCATTAGGGCAAAATGCTACCATCAGCCTCTGCTGTTGCGGATGTCAACATAATGTTTGGTCTGGTCATGTCAGGCCCCTGACCTAGAGACAACCATCAACCACCCAGGCGTCTGAGTCATCAAAGATCTTTCTCACTATGGGCTCTGGACCTTTCAACCGTTTTTGATTGAATCCACACCACAGTAGTCCATTACAGGTAGAACAACATGATGTTTAACCATGCTGCATTTTTTTACACTAGCCCCTGCGGAACgttccatatcgggtgaaccttTTAGCCATTAAGGTTACTACGAACTCAAATGGCATTGAGCAATCAAACAAATGACAGATCCGGCGTGTCATTGCTTTGCTATCTGTCCTTTTCATCATCTGTAACCTTTAAAGTAACTTCTTCCCCACCACATCTCTATTTCCCTGACAGACAGGTTTCAATTGAAAGCAATGTGTGATATTTACACCCTTAGAGCAGAGATGGTTTTGATACGCTGCCTCCTTTGAATTCTGCCTTTGAAATGTGGTCAGTGCACATtctctctgtggtcctctgtagctcagctggtagagcacggcgcttgtaacgccaaggtagtgggttcgatccccgggaccacccatacacaaaaatgtatgcacgcatgactgtaagtcgctttggataaaagcgtctgctaaatggcatattattatattattattaaaacatGCAAAGTAGCAGGATGGATCAAACAACTTAGCCCAGACAGTTTGACTCCTCCTGTAGAGTGAGCTTATCTTTTAAACACACTCATGCGCAtgtacatgcacacacgcacatgcacacacgcacacactgagtACCTGGCCTAGACCTTTCCAGATAAAAAGAGGGATAACATCTTTCCCTTGTTATATTTCTCTTGTAGGAAAACACTTTACAGAGATGGCAACTGTTGCTCAGTATGTGAAAGTAGTGTGATTATTACCTTGCAAATTAAATGCTTATGTCACACAATGTTAAGGACTGATTTGAACAATGCCTATAATTAGGTGCTTTGTGCTAAGATGGCTACACGGAGAGGGGAGAATATATTTTCCCCATGCTAGATGAAGAAATGAAGCATTCCTTCTTCTATTAACAACACATTTTTGGTATTTAATGTTTGTCATTGTACCGCTCAAATATTAAATAAATTCCTCTGCAGAAAATGAGTTATAGAATAGAATCAGAAGTATGCTGTTGGAGACCATTTTGAATTCACAAACTAGAGCTTAAGGATAAGAATATCCTTTCAGATAATCATTGTTGCCTGCATGGAGTTACTAAGGGCAACCCTGCCTGACAGAGAGGGGTCCTCGAATGACATCCTCTTGGCGCTGGGCAGGAACTGGTCACTGGGTGTGGGCGTGGTCAGCTCGTCCATCTCAGTAGTGAAGTGGTCAGGGCTCTCTCCATTGGTCGTGTCCTTGATGACGCTGTAGGTCAGGGCCACGCTGTAGGACGCTGGCTTCTCCACTCGCTGCGGACCGCAGTGACACAGCTTCTTGAAGGAGGTGCGAAACTTCTGAGACATGGCGTTGTAGATGACAGGGTTGACAGCGCTGTTCAGGTAGATGCAGATGCGGCAGAAGAGCAGGAACCAGAGGTCCAGGTAAGCCTTGTCCAGGAAGGAGTTGACCACCACCAGCGTCCGGTAGGGCATCCAGAGGAGGGCAAAGAGCACCACCACCACAGCTAACATCTTAGTCACCTGACAACAACACATGGAAGAAAATCAAGAGCCATTTTCATCAAAAGACATAGGGAAAAATTGATTTCAGCTTGACTCCTGTAAAAAATTTGTGAAAAATGTTATGTTCCTGCTATGCAAAGAAAAGTGGTTGAAATGGGTTGGTGAGCACCCTCTTACAATTAATATCGACCACAGACTGAAGAGACTGACAAAACAGCATCTGTAAAACTAAACCAACAGCCCCTAGAGAGCAATATAATTGCAAATATAATTATGATGTGATAATGTTTATATTAAAATCCAAATGCAATTAGATGCTATCATCCATTGTGAGGTCTCACACCAGTGATGTGTCTCTTATTGGATAAGGCCAGGGAGCAACTATCATCATTGTTGAGGGAAGATTCCTGATCGCTCTCCTTATTCAATTTTGACCTTTTGAGGTAATTCAATCAGGCCCTGGTAAGTGGTATGGATTACACTGGTTTCCATTCAACGCTAGGCCAGTTAGAGACGTGTGTGTTATGTCAGAGCCTTATCTTGACTTGTTTTGCTAAATGACCTAGCAGTGAGCACAGATCCATCATCTGTCTTTATTGTCTATGCCACTGAGACAGAAAGAGCTCAAGGCTGGCTTGGTCCATGTCCAGACAAGGCTGAGGATGCGTGACCAAGGTAACCTAAAAAAACTAAGATGTCTTGAttgcgtatgtcttcacaccccagagttaatacttggtggaagcacctttggcagccattacagctgtgaataatgttttataagattctaccaacttcgCACAACTCTTCAGGTAACATACATGTATATTCATTGTTTTTGTTAAAATTGCTTAAGCTCAGTAAATTTTGTTGGcagtcattgatggacagcaatattcaaacattgtctctgattttcaagcaaatGTCGTTCAGGACTGAGATtggaccactcaggaacacttaacatctcttggaaagccattctggtgtgtctttggcatttAAATGTGTGTAATTGTCCCGCTGAAAAAATTGAAGACTGAGGCAGTTTTCCTCTgactttttacctgggctttgctaCTTTCATTTTGATCAGGGGTGAAAGTACTATAGATTTAACTTCTTACagatagaattacatatagaatccctattcATTAAATAGGATCTCTGTGGACCTAATAGTAAAAATGTGTCATTTAACTTTTCAAATATATTACCTTTTAATCTAAGTAACAGAAGAAAAAaattccccatcaaaatctgtccgtttttttgcatgggctgcgtctcaatccaccacaccAGCCTATGTCGACCTtcctcatctgcggtggaaggtgaccgagctacagcggtgtttgtcggaccatgagacatcccgaaaatcggtcttctctcGAAACGTCTGTAGCATCCCAACAGTTTGGcaattgtttgacaatcagatgaaaaaaTAATGACTGGTTATGTTAATGCAACATTAACCTCTACAAGTCTAAGCCATTGCATTGggcttagacttttagaggttaaTGTGGCATTAACATAACCAGTCATGattgttttcatctgattgtcaaacaattaCTTCAAAGGGCTCCTGTAAGCCTGGCTACCTGCGCACATTCGTCCACTCTAAAATAATTCCCACATCCatacagtgcactgtgcaccggCCATTTGATAAATAGaaagagacatttacatttacatttacatttacgtcatttagcagacgttcttatccagagcgacttaaaaattggtgcattcaccttatagccagtgggataaccactttacaatatgttttttttctttctttggggtggggtaagggggggtagaaggattactttatcctatcccaggtattccttaaagacatatattacaaaacaccaaaaagtgtaaggAATTACATTCTGTGATTGTGATTCATTAGGCCTACACTTGTAACCTGAAGATGCGCTCACCGTCCACGCGCGTCTCGTTCTCagccactcatctctgccttcACAAAATGTCACTGTCATCGTCGAACCACATCACATTTTGGAGCGTATTCCACAAGTTTTTAGTCCGTTCACTAATTTGTCATGAGGGTGACATGCATTAATGATAAATAATAGTGTAATAGCAGGTTTCTTGGCATCTTTGTTTTAAATATTGTGTTGGCTCATGTTCAACCGGTATGGAGTACACGTACCCCAATATTTATTTTGCCGGTACTCCGTCTCCAGTCCCCGCTGGTGACAAGcattcccataacatgatgtTGGCACCACAATACCTGAAAATCCACTCTTTATAGGGGAGCTCTCCCTTTCATCAGATGAACTCTCACCCCTCCCATTCGCATGCTCAGTCTCAGGTGCAGTGTAGGCTCTATATGTGTTACAAACTACATTATTCAGTGACGTGTGCTGTCAGCATAGTGGTGAGGCTTTATGAGTCTATATTAATACGGTTTGTTGCATGTTGACTTGCTCCTGCTGCACACTGTAACCTACTTACAATGATTACCCACtgtttgaatcaacgttgtttccacgtcatttcaatgaaattaccaTGAACCAATGTAGAATAGACGTTGACTTGACGTCTGTGTTCTCTAGGATGTTACcatacacttttagaaaaaaaggtgctatctagaacctaaaagggttattcattCAGTTGTCCCATTTTTATAAGAGTGTACAGTATATGCTTGGATTGAACACCCCAACTTCACCAGGTGCACGCCATATCATACCAGTGCAATTATGAAACTGTTGAATTCATTATCTAATTATACTGGAGGTTTTTTAATCATTAATTTGTTTCTCCTCACTTTATTCCcgaggcgcgcacacacacacacacacacacacacacacacacacacacaaacacactgtagtTATTATGCTGTAGATACACTGTTACAAGATAACAAACTTTAAAACAGTAGAGTGGCTACTTACCTGCCTGCGAGAGCGGGCAGTTGTGCTAAATGATGAATTGTTGGTGCTCATCGTCCTATTTCCTTGGCATGATTCTTTTTTCCACTTTTTAGTATTTTCCTTGGGGTCTGCTGGCAAGGGGTTGAGGAAAAGAATTCTAGCGATAAATCCATACAGAACAGTGGCTAGCACGAGGGGCACCACATAGAACACGGCAAAGTCAGTGAAGTAGATTGGCA from Coregonus clupeaformis isolate EN_2021a chromosome 17, ASM2061545v1, whole genome shotgun sequence includes these protein-coding regions:
- the LOC121585437 gene encoding thyrotropin-releasing hormone receptor-like isoform X1; its protein translation is MENVTSIPDNQTLGPWTDYSMEYKVVSILFVILICGIGIVGNVMVILVVLTTKHMRTPTNCYLVSLAVADLMVLTAAGLPNITESLYGGGWVYGYVGCLSITYFQYLGINASSCSITAFTIERYIAICHPIKAQFMCTLSRAKKIIVVVWAFTSLYCVMWIYLSDMNELIYDNITMLSCEYKVSRNLYLPIYFTDFAVFYVVPLVLATVLYGFIARILFLNPLPADPKENTKKWKKESCQGNRTMSTNNSSFSTTARSRRQVTKMLAVVVVLFALLWMPYRTLVVVNSFLDKAYLDLWFLLFCRICIYLNSAVNPVIYNAMSQKFRTSFKKLCHCGPQRVEKPASYSVALTYSVIKDTTNGESPDHFTTEMDELTTPTPSDQFLPSAKRMSFEDPSLSGRVALSNSMQATMII
- the LOC121585437 gene encoding thyrotropin-releasing hormone receptor-like isoform X2, whose protein sequence is MTVTFCEGRDEWLRTRRAWTVTKMLAVVVVLFALLWMPYRTLVVVNSFLDKAYLDLWFLLFCRICIYLNSAVNPVIYNAMSQKFRTSFKKLCHCGPQRVEKPASYSVALTYSVIKDTTNGESPDHFTTEMDELTTPTPSDQFLPSAKRMSFEDPSLSGRVALSNSMQATMII